From Pulveribacter suum, a single genomic window includes:
- a CDS encoding MFS transporter, with protein MSSSSSMALPVYGHESEASLARAHTDEDVTPSEIAVGVIIGRSSEYFDFFVFGIACVMVFPQLLFPFLSPLAGTLAAFAIFSLAFIARPFGTALFMAVQRRWGRGTKLTLALFLLGSSTVSMALLPGYETAGMAAIAALIVLRIGQGVALGGSWDGLPSLLAMAAPKERRGWYAMVGQLGAPAGFVLAASLFAYLYGQLTSEEFLAWGWRYPFCVAFAINVVALFARLRLVVGQSYAELLEEKELEPIGAAQLMRDEGGNVFLGAFAALASFALFHVVTIFPLSWISLYSERSMTEVLGVQIAGAFLAACAVMLSGRLADRIGRRNLLGGMAVLIGLFSLAAPWLLGGSAAGSNTFLLLGFVLLGLSYGQSAGTVTSNFSSHYRYTGAALSSDLAWLFGAAFAPLVALGLSSRFGLGAVSLYLLSGVVCTLVALRINRLIEQRN; from the coding sequence ATGAGCAGCAGCAGTTCGATGGCATTGCCCGTCTACGGGCACGAGAGCGAGGCCTCGCTGGCCCGCGCCCACACCGACGAGGACGTGACCCCCTCCGAGATCGCGGTCGGCGTGATCATCGGGCGCTCGTCCGAGTACTTCGACTTCTTCGTCTTCGGCATCGCCTGCGTGATGGTGTTCCCGCAGCTGCTGTTTCCATTCCTGTCGCCGCTGGCGGGCACGCTGGCGGCCTTCGCCATCTTCTCGCTGGCCTTCATCGCGCGGCCCTTTGGCACGGCGCTGTTCATGGCCGTGCAGCGGCGCTGGGGGCGCGGCACCAAGCTGACGCTGGCACTGTTCCTGCTGGGCAGCAGCACCGTCAGCATGGCCCTGCTGCCCGGCTACGAGACGGCCGGCATGGCCGCCATCGCCGCGCTCATCGTGCTGCGCATCGGCCAGGGCGTGGCCCTGGGCGGCTCGTGGGACGGGCTGCCCTCGCTGCTGGCCATGGCCGCGCCGAAGGAACGCCGCGGCTGGTACGCCATGGTGGGCCAGCTGGGCGCGCCGGCGGGCTTCGTGCTGGCGGCCTCGCTGTTCGCCTACCTGTACGGGCAGCTGACCAGCGAGGAATTTCTGGCCTGGGGCTGGCGCTACCCGTTCTGCGTGGCCTTTGCCATCAACGTGGTGGCCCTCTTTGCCCGCCTGCGCCTGGTGGTGGGCCAGTCCTACGCCGAGCTGCTGGAGGAAAAGGAGCTCGAGCCCATCGGCGCCGCGCAGCTCATGCGCGACGAGGGCGGCAACGTCTTCCTGGGCGCCTTTGCCGCGCTGGCCAGCTTTGCGCTGTTCCACGTGGTGACCATCTTCCCGCTGTCATGGATCTCGCTGTATTCCGAACGCAGCATGACCGAGGTGCTGGGCGTGCAGATCGCCGGCGCCTTCCTGGCGGCCTGCGCCGTGATGCTGTCGGGCCGGCTGGCCGACCGCATCGGCCGGCGCAACCTGCTGGGCGGCATGGCGGTGCTGATCGGGCTGTTCAGCCTGGCCGCGCCCTGGCTGCTGGGCGGCAGCGCGGCGGGCAGCAATACCTTCTTGCTGCTGGGCTTCGTGCTGCTGGGGCTGTCGTACGGCCAGTCGGCCGGCACGGTGACGTCCAACTTCTCGTCGCACTACCGCTATACGGGCGCTGCGCTGTCGTCCGATCTGGCCTGGCTGTTCGGCGCGGCCTTTGCGCCGCTGGTGGCGCTGGGGCTGTCGTCGCGCTTCGGGCTGGGGGCGGTGTCGCTGTATTTGCTCTCGGGCGTGGTCTGCACGCTGGTGGCGCTGCGCATCAACCGGCTGATCGAGCAGCGCAACTGA
- the tolA gene encoding cell envelope integrity protein TolA, with protein MQATGDRDQFAPPRPPGRSRAVSLAVLAHLALIGALTWGVRWKASDDAPAVEAELWSAVPQQAAPRAVAPPPPPPAPAPAPRPAPVPAPAPPPPAPPPPKVAEPREADIALEREKKRVEEEKKRQQQIAEREKRERERKEEERRERLEQEKKERAAQQKAEQKAEREKAEKEKAEREKAEREKAEREKAEQDKKKKAAEDKRRAEADDKRAEELRKEQLRRIAGLAGATGAETATGTAQRSSGPSGSYGGKVAAKVRPNIVYPDAVAGNPRAEVEVRAAPDGTIVGVRVVQSSGNKSWDEAVVRALHKTETLPRDVDGRVPPSLVIGFRPKD; from the coding sequence CTGCAGGCCACCGGCGACCGCGACCAGTTCGCTCCGCCGCGCCCGCCCGGGCGCTCGCGTGCCGTCTCGCTGGCGGTGCTGGCGCATCTGGCGCTCATCGGCGCGCTGACCTGGGGCGTGCGCTGGAAGGCCAGCGACGATGCGCCGGCCGTGGAGGCCGAGCTGTGGTCTGCCGTGCCCCAGCAGGCCGCGCCGCGCGCCGTGGCGCCGCCGCCCCCGCCGCCTGCACCGGCACCCGCCCCCAGGCCGGCGCCCGTGCCCGCCCCTGCCCCGCCCCCGCCTGCCCCGCCGCCACCGAAGGTGGCCGAGCCGCGCGAGGCCGACATCGCCCTGGAGCGCGAGAAGAAGCGCGTCGAGGAAGAAAAGAAACGCCAGCAGCAGATCGCCGAGCGCGAGAAGCGCGAGCGCGAGCGCAAGGAAGAAGAGCGCCGCGAGCGGCTGGAGCAGGAGAAGAAGGAACGCGCCGCCCAGCAAAAGGCCGAGCAGAAGGCCGAGCGCGAGAAGGCGGAAAAGGAAAAGGCGGAGCGCGAAAAAGCGGAACGCGAGAAGGCCGAGCGTGAAAAGGCCGAGCAGGACAAGAAGAAAAAGGCCGCCGAGGACAAGCGCCGCGCCGAGGCCGATGACAAGCGCGCCGAGGAGCTGCGCAAGGAGCAGCTGCGCCGCATCGCCGGCCTGGCCGGCGCCACGGGTGCCGAGACCGCCACCGGCACGGCCCAGCGCAGTAGCGGCCCCTCGGGCAGCTACGGCGGCAAGGTGGCGGCCAAGGTGCGGCCCAACATCGTCTATCCCGACGCCGTGGCGGGCAACCCGCGCGCCGAAGTCGAGGTGCGCGCGGCGCCGGACGGCACCATCGTCGGCGTGCGCGTCGTGCAGTCCAGCGGCAACAAGTCGTGGGACGAGGCCGTGGTGCGCGCCCTGCACAAGACCGAGACGCTGCCGCGCGACGTGGACGGGCGCGTGCCGCCCTCGCTGGTCATCGGCTTTCGGCCCAAGGACTGA
- a CDS encoding ExbD/TolR family protein → MSATASRSGSRRRSMNEINMVPFIDVMLVLLIIFMVTAPMLTPSSVNVPSVGKGAKVPKTRADVFVDKDGSIRFKTDGNERPVALQNLGATAKNWLKDQPEDTPVLISADKTVPYDSVMQAMAALQRAGVARVALAVKSGG, encoded by the coding sequence ATGTCCGCCACCGCATCGCGCAGCGGCAGCCGCCGCCGCTCCATGAACGAGATCAACATGGTGCCCTTCATCGACGTGATGCTGGTGCTGCTCATCATCTTCATGGTGACGGCGCCCATGCTCACGCCCAGCTCGGTGAACGTGCCCTCGGTGGGCAAGGGCGCCAAGGTGCCCAAGACGCGCGCCGACGTGTTCGTGGACAAGGACGGCAGCATCCGCTTCAAGACCGACGGCAACGAGCGCCCCGTGGCGCTGCAGAACCTGGGCGCGACGGCGAAGAACTGGCTCAAGGACCAGCCCGAGGACACGCCCGTGCTGATCAGCGCGGACAAGACCGTCCCCTATGACTCCGTGATGCAGGCCATGGCCGCGCTGCAGCGCGCCGGCGTGGCGCGCGTGGCACTGGCGGTCAAGAGCGGTGGTTGA
- the tolQ gene encoding protein TolQ, which produces MNSQDMSILSLVLGASWVVQLVMLLLLGVSVASWAAIFRKLFALKRVRSLNEAFEREFWSGTSLNDLYASAAQDPARVGPMERIFASGMREFQKLRERRILDAGTLLDGARRAMRASFQREMDVIESSLSFLGSVASVSPYVGLFGTVWGIMHAFTGFAGMEQVTLATVAPGIAEALVATALGLFAAIPAVIAYNRFARDIDRVATHQETFIEEFSNILQRNLAAHPAPQAGH; this is translated from the coding sequence ATGAATTCCCAAGACATGTCCATCCTCAGCCTGGTGCTGGGCGCCAGCTGGGTCGTGCAGCTCGTCATGCTGCTGCTGCTGGGGGTCTCCGTGGCCAGCTGGGCGGCCATCTTCCGCAAGCTGTTTGCCCTGAAGCGCGTGCGCTCGCTCAACGAAGCGTTCGAGCGCGAGTTCTGGTCCGGCACCAGTCTGAACGACCTGTACGCCAGCGCCGCGCAGGACCCGGCGCGCGTGGGCCCGATGGAGCGCATCTTCGCCAGCGGCATGCGCGAGTTTCAAAAGCTGCGCGAGCGCCGCATCCTGGACGCCGGCACGCTGCTGGACGGTGCGCGCCGCGCCATGCGGGCGAGCTTCCAGCGCGAAATGGACGTGATCGAGTCCAGCCTGTCCTTCCTGGGCTCGGTGGCCTCGGTCAGCCCGTACGTGGGCCTGTTCGGCACGGTATGGGGGATCATGCACGCCTTCACCGGCTTTGCCGGCATGGAGCAGGTGACGCTGGCGACCGTGGCCCCCGGCATCGCCGAGGCGCTGGTGGCCACCGCCCTCGGCCTGTTCGCCGCCATCCCCGCCGTGATCGCCTACAACCGCTTCGCACGCGACATCGACCGCGTGGCCACGCACCAGGAGACCTTCATCGAGGAGTTCTCCAACATCTTGCAGCGCAACCTGGCGGCGCACCCGGCCCCCCAGGCCGGCCACTGA
- the ybgC gene encoding tol-pal system-associated acyl-CoA thioesterase, with translation MAFRWPVRIYWEDTDAGGIVFYANYLKFFERARTEWLRSLGLAQQPLRELTGGMFVVSDARVRYLAPARLDDELIVTARLADGGRASLTIDQQARAGSAPDAAVLCEGTIRIGWVDAASLRPARIPSAVLQRLTAS, from the coding sequence ATGGCCTTCCGCTGGCCGGTGCGCATCTACTGGGAAGACACGGATGCCGGGGGCATCGTGTTCTACGCCAACTACCTGAAGTTCTTCGAGCGCGCGCGCACCGAGTGGCTGCGCTCGCTGGGCCTGGCCCAGCAGCCGCTGCGGGAACTCACGGGCGGGATGTTCGTCGTAAGCGACGCGCGCGTGCGCTATCTCGCCCCGGCGCGGCTGGACGATGAACTGATTGTTACGGCGCGGCTCGCAGACGGCGGCCGGGCATCCCTGACAATCGACCAACAGGCTCGGGCCGGCTCTGCGCCGGACGCCGCCGTGCTGTGCGAGGGCACCATCCGCATCGGCTGGGTGGACGCCGCCTCCCTGCGCCCCGCCCGCATTCCCTCCGCCGTTTTGCAACGTCTCACCGCATCATGA
- a CDS encoding pyridoxal phosphate-dependent aminotransferase produces MKFSTRAERIEPFYVMEVAKAAQQMAREVAATAEPMIFLNIGEPDFTAPPLVQEAAERAVRAGSTQYTNALGLEPLRERISGWYAQRFGVDVPARRIVVTAGASAALQLACLALIEAGDEVLMPDPSYPCNRHFVSAAEGRAVLIPTTAEERFQLSAAKVEAAWGPKTRGVLLASPSNPTGTSIAPDELRRIHEVVRARGGITLIDEIYLGLSYDEAFGQSALALGEDIISINSFSKYFNMTGWRLGWMVVPEAMVPVVERLAQNLFICASTISQHAALACFEPESIAEYERRRAEFRARRDFFIPALQSLGLDVPVAPDGAFYAWADCTQAAHKLGVQGSWDFAFELMRRAHLAITPGRDFGTADTQRFVRFSTANSMAQLQESVARLRALIG; encoded by the coding sequence ATGAAGTTTTCCACCCGCGCCGAGCGCATCGAACCGTTTTACGTGATGGAAGTGGCCAAGGCCGCGCAGCAGATGGCGCGCGAGGTGGCTGCCACGGCCGAGCCCATGATCTTCCTGAACATCGGCGAGCCGGACTTCACCGCGCCCCCGCTGGTGCAGGAGGCGGCCGAGCGCGCGGTGCGCGCCGGCAGCACGCAGTACACCAACGCGCTGGGGCTGGAGCCGCTGCGCGAGCGCATCAGCGGCTGGTATGCGCAGCGTTTCGGCGTCGATGTGCCGGCGCGGCGCATCGTGGTGACGGCCGGCGCGTCGGCCGCGCTGCAGCTGGCCTGCCTGGCGCTGATCGAAGCCGGCGACGAGGTGCTGATGCCCGACCCCAGCTACCCATGCAACCGGCATTTCGTGAGCGCCGCCGAAGGCCGCGCAGTGCTGATCCCGACGACAGCCGAGGAGCGCTTCCAGCTGAGCGCCGCCAAGGTCGAGGCGGCCTGGGGCCCCAAGACGCGCGGCGTGCTGCTGGCCTCGCCCTCCAACCCCACGGGCACGTCCATCGCGCCCGATGAGCTGCGCCGCATCCACGAGGTGGTGCGCGCGCGCGGCGGCATCACGCTGATCGACGAGATTTACCTGGGCCTGTCCTACGACGAGGCGTTTGGGCAGTCGGCGCTGGCGCTGGGCGAGGACATCATCAGCATCAACAGCTTCAGCAAGTACTTCAACATGACCGGCTGGCGCCTGGGGTGGATGGTGGTGCCCGAGGCCATGGTGCCGGTGGTGGAGCGGCTAGCGCAAAACCTGTTCATCTGCGCCTCCACGATCTCGCAGCACGCGGCGCTGGCCTGCTTCGAGCCGGAGAGCATCGCCGAGTACGAGCGCCGCCGCGCCGAGTTCCGCGCCCGGCGCGACTTCTTCATTCCGGCCCTGCAGTCGCTGGGCCTGGATGTGCCGGTGGCCCCCGACGGCGCCTTCTACGCCTGGGCCGACTGCACGCAGGCGGCGCACAAGCTGGGCGTGCAGGGCAGCTGGGATTTCGCCTTCGAGCTGATGCGCCGCGCCCACCTGGCGATCACGCCGGGGCGCGACTTCGGCACGGCCGACACGCAGCGCTTCGTGCGCTTTTCCACGGCCAATTCGATGGCGCAGCTGCAGGAATCGGTGGCCCGCCTGCGCGCGCTGATTGGCTGA
- the nusB gene encoding transcription antitermination factor NusB: MSGDAPASKRPPRQPRTGTTSTGARKAASKSGRSRAREFAVQALYQYLVGGNDAAAVDAFTRDLAGFHKADSAHYDALLHGCIEGAAQLDALIEPHLDRKLSEVSPIEHAVMWIGAYEFQHCLDVPWRVVINECIELAKEFGGTDGHRWVNGALGNLAPQLRATEVAADRGTPPAPAQDGDQG; the protein is encoded by the coding sequence ATGAGCGGCGACGCCCCCGCCTCCAAACGCCCGCCGCGCCAGCCGCGCACCGGCACCACCAGCACCGGCGCGCGCAAGGCGGCCTCCAAGTCCGGCCGCAGCCGCGCGCGCGAATTCGCCGTACAGGCGCTGTACCAGTACCTGGTGGGCGGCAACGACGCGGCGGCCGTGGACGCCTTCACGCGCGACCTGGCAGGCTTTCACAAGGCCGACTCGGCGCACTACGACGCGCTCTTGCACGGCTGCATCGAGGGCGCGGCGCAGCTGGACGCGCTGATCGAGCCCCACCTGGACAGGAAGCTGTCCGAGGTCTCGCCCATCGAGCACGCCGTGATGTGGATTGGCGCCTACGAGTTCCAGCACTGCCTGGACGTGCCCTGGCGCGTGGTCATCAACGAATGCATCGAGCTGGCCAAGGAGTTTGGCGGCACCGACGGCCACCGCTGGGTCAACGGCGCCCTGGGCAACCTGGCGCCGCAGCTGCGCGCGACCGAAGTGGCGGCGGACCGGGGCACGCCGCCCGCCCCGGCGCAGGACGGCGATCAGGGCTGA
- the ribH gene encoding 6,7-dimethyl-8-ribityllumazine synthase — MFDAEKGTALQLNGQGLRIGIVQARFNESITNTLAAACRAELLRLGVAEDNIEHVQVPGALEVPLALQAMAQRAEDEEASGEPFDALIALGCIIRGETYHFELVANESGAGVTRVGLDWHVPIANAILTTENMEQAIARQSDKGLDAARVAVEMAQLLRGLA; from the coding sequence ATGTTTGACGCAGAAAAAGGAACGGCCCTGCAGCTGAACGGCCAGGGCCTGCGCATCGGCATCGTCCAGGCGCGCTTCAACGAAAGCATCACCAACACCCTGGCAGCCGCCTGCCGCGCCGAGCTGCTGCGCTTGGGCGTGGCCGAGGACAACATCGAGCATGTGCAGGTGCCCGGCGCCCTGGAGGTGCCGCTGGCGCTGCAAGCCATGGCCCAGCGCGCCGAGGACGAGGAAGCCTCCGGCGAGCCGTTTGACGCGCTGATCGCCCTGGGGTGCATCATCCGCGGCGAGACCTACCACTTCGAGCTGGTGGCCAACGAGTCGGGTGCCGGCGTCACCCGCGTGGGGCTGGACTGGCATGTGCCCATTGCCAATGCCATCCTGACCACCGAGAACATGGAGCAGGCCATCGCCCGCCAAAGCGACAAGGGCCTGGATGCCGCCCGTGTGGCCGTCGAGATGGCCCAGCTGCTGCGGGGCCTGGCATGA
- the ribBA gene encoding bifunctional 3,4-dihydroxy-2-butanone-4-phosphate synthase/GTP cyclohydrolase II has protein sequence MNTPLTPAPISPVQDIVAELRAGRMVILVDEEDRENEGDLVLAADHVTPEAINFMARFGRGLICLTLTRERCELLKLPPMVARNGTKMGTAFTVSIEAAEGVTTGISAADRARTVAAAVAPRAQAGDLVQPGHIFPLQAVDGGVLMRAGHTEAGCDLAAMAGCSPSAVICEVMKDDGTMARLPDLQLFAAEHGIKVGTIADLIEYRSRNESLVHKVGTRSMQTAFGEFTAHAFRDVPSQAVHLALVKGQWQADESVPVRVHEPLSVLDVLEVGRSMHSWSLDASLRHISEHGRGVAVLLNCNEGADQLLAQFEGSARAAQAPERGRMDLRTYGVGAQILRECGVARMQLMGQPRRMPSMAGHGLEITGYIANQ, from the coding sequence ATGAACACCCCCCTCACGCCCGCCCCCATCTCGCCCGTCCAGGACATCGTGGCCGAGCTGCGCGCCGGCCGCATGGTCATCCTGGTGGACGAGGAAGACCGCGAGAACGAAGGCGACCTGGTTTTGGCCGCCGACCACGTGACGCCCGAGGCCATCAACTTCATGGCCCGCTTCGGCCGCGGCCTGATCTGCCTGACGCTGACGCGCGAGCGCTGCGAGCTGCTGAAGCTGCCGCCCATGGTGGCGCGCAACGGCACCAAGATGGGCACGGCCTTCACTGTTTCCATCGAGGCGGCCGAGGGCGTGACCACCGGCATCAGCGCCGCCGACCGCGCCCGCACCGTGGCCGCCGCCGTGGCGCCCCGCGCCCAGGCCGGCGACCTGGTGCAGCCCGGCCACATCTTCCCGCTGCAGGCGGTGGACGGCGGCGTGCTGATGCGCGCCGGCCACACCGAAGCCGGCTGCGACCTGGCCGCCATGGCCGGCTGCAGCCCCTCGGCCGTGATCTGCGAGGTGATGAAGGACGACGGCACCATGGCCCGCCTGCCCGACCTGCAGCTGTTTGCAGCCGAGCACGGCATCAAGGTGGGCACCATTGCCGACCTGATCGAGTACCGCAGCCGCAACGAGTCGCTGGTGCACAAGGTGGGCACGCGCAGCATGCAGACGGCGTTTGGCGAATTCACCGCCCACGCCTTTCGCGACGTGCCCAGCCAGGCCGTGCACCTGGCCCTAGTCAAGGGCCAGTGGCAGGCCGATGAATCGGTGCCGGTGCGCGTGCACGAGCCGCTGTCGGTGCTGGACGTGCTGGAGGTCGGGCGCAGCATGCATTCCTGGAGCCTGGACGCCAGCCTGCGCCACATCAGCGAGCACGGGCGCGGCGTGGCCGTGCTGCTCAACTGCAACGAAGGCGCCGACCAGCTGCTGGCCCAGTTCGAGGGCAGCGCCCGCGCCGCCCAGGCGCCCGAGCGCGGCCGCATGGACCTGCGCACCTACGGCGTGGGCGCGCAGATCCTGCGCGAATGCGGCGTGGCGCGCATGCAGCTCATGGGCCAGCCGCGGCGCATGCCCAGCATGGCCGGCCACGGGCTGGAGATCACCGGCTACATCGCCAACCAATAA
- a CDS encoding 2Fe-2S iron-sulfur cluster-binding protein, which translates to MTHPASPPFFIARVGDDGTQCDAWPEQPLLLSLEQGGIDWPSSCRNGTCRTCIGVLEAGEVRYRVDWPGLTPEEHAEGCVLPCVAYPASDVTLAPQSI; encoded by the coding sequence ATGACCCACCCCGCCTCCCCGCCCTTCTTCATCGCCCGCGTGGGCGACGACGGCACGCAGTGCGACGCCTGGCCCGAGCAGCCGCTGCTGCTGTCGCTGGAGCAAGGCGGCATCGACTGGCCCAGCTCGTGCCGCAACGGCACCTGCCGCACCTGCATCGGCGTGCTGGAGGCCGGCGAGGTGCGCTACCGCGTGGACTGGCCGGGCCTGACGCCCGAGGAGCATGCCGAGGGCTGCGTGCTGCCCTGCGTGGCCTATCCGGCGAGCGACGTGACCCTGGCTCCCCAGTCGATTTGA